From a region of the candidate division KSB1 bacterium genome:
- a CDS encoding anti-sigma factor yields the protein MNHDEIKDSISAYCLGALDETEQSSIEEHLKQGCSECEALLGEMQEVVNGLAFAAPAQKPSALVKEKILAAIEPQKTPAAAPLTQLKEKVEDATVELLQRARERWMRVSWGLSLAIAVILVLLGLYSQNLKTEITFLEKRLEVSDQVVSQLRIELARQERILKVVQAPEVRIVDLQGQKSAPDATGRVLWDPSQKQAVFSALNLPAAPSDKDYQLWMLRGTQPVDAGIFSLDAEGNAIFTIETIADSINLTAFAVTLEPKGGVPQPTGDFYLVGAVIRG from the coding sequence CTGAGCAAAGCTCTATTGAAGAGCACCTGAAACAAGGCTGCTCCGAATGTGAGGCCCTTTTGGGTGAAATGCAAGAGGTTGTCAACGGGCTGGCATTTGCGGCTCCTGCGCAAAAGCCGTCTGCGCTGGTAAAAGAGAAAATCCTCGCCGCAATTGAGCCACAGAAAACGCCCGCTGCTGCGCCTTTAACTCAGCTCAAAGAAAAAGTTGAGGATGCAACTGTTGAACTTCTGCAGCGCGCCCGGGAAAGATGGATGAGAGTGAGCTGGGGGCTTTCATTGGCAATTGCCGTAATTTTAGTGCTGTTGGGATTATACAGCCAAAACTTAAAGACTGAGATCACCTTTTTGGAAAAGCGGTTAGAGGTCAGCGACCAGGTGGTTTCGCAGCTTCGCATCGAGCTGGCCAGGCAGGAACGCATCCTCAAGGTTGTGCAAGCTCCCGAAGTTCGCATCGTTGATCTGCAGGGACAAAAGTCTGCCCCGGATGCAACTGGCAGAGTTCTCTGGGATCCGAGCCAAAAGCAGGCTGTTTTTTCAGCCCTTAATTTACCCGCCGCGCCCTCCGATAAAGACTACCAGCTCTGGATGCTGCGCGGCACTCAACCCGTGGACGCCGGCATCTTTTCTTTGGACGCCGAGGGCAACGCAATTTTTACAATCGAGACCATTGCGGACAGTATAAATCTTACAGCATTTGCCGTGACTTTGGAGCCAAAGGGTGGCGTTCCGCAACCTACGGGAGACTTTTACCTGGTGGGTGCAGTCATTCGCGGCTAA
- a CDS encoding IS1380 family transposase, producing MKDTKQLMFFKGISGKKVEVDFDGGQMSSDSGLLFLRELESELGIIDRIVNVMRDPRHAAYVKHDLLELTKQRVFQIAAGYEDGNDCSQLRKDPVMKMVCEKLPGTDPDLASQPTMSRFENALSSTDLYRIAQALLDVFIDSYQMAPEAIVLDFDDTADATYGNQQLSFFNAYHDSYCYMPLHVYEGKSGKLITTILRPGKRPSGKEVVSILKRITKAIRAAWPEVGIIFRGDSHYSSPEVFDFCNAHNVKYILGLTPRKPMLVNADSLIKQAKELYALENKPVKRFGEFNYRAKSWSAQQRVIVKAEHNGKGANTRFIVTNLEHANLKFVYQDIYCDRGRMELMIKEHKNHLLSDRTSCSRFKANQFRLFLHSLAYVLLHAFREKYLKGTQWATAQFNTIQKRLFKIGARVRQLSTKIKISLPSSFPNQQEYYKIWYSCCPQFVT from the coding sequence ATGAAAGATACGAAACAATTGATGTTTTTTAAAGGGATTTCCGGCAAAAAGGTTGAAGTAGATTTTGACGGTGGCCAAATGAGTTCCGATTCCGGATTGCTTTTTCTTCGTGAATTGGAGTCTGAGCTCGGTATCATCGATCGCATAGTCAATGTGATGCGCGACCCACGTCATGCTGCCTACGTGAAACACGATTTGCTTGAACTTACCAAGCAACGAGTTTTTCAAATTGCCGCCGGCTATGAAGACGGCAATGACTGCAGTCAGCTCAGAAAAGACCCGGTCATGAAGATGGTCTGTGAAAAGCTGCCCGGTACAGACCCTGATTTGGCCAGTCAACCGACCATGTCGAGATTTGAAAATGCCCTTTCCAGCACCGACCTTTACCGAATCGCACAAGCCTTGCTTGATGTATTTATAGATTCCTATCAAATGGCGCCCGAAGCGATAGTTTTGGATTTTGATGATACTGCTGACGCCACGTATGGCAATCAGCAACTGTCGTTTTTTAATGCTTATCATGATAGCTATTGTTATATGCCATTGCATGTTTATGAAGGCAAAAGCGGTAAATTAATTACCACCATCCTCAGACCCGGAAAACGTCCCAGTGGCAAAGAGGTGGTTTCGATTCTGAAACGCATTACCAAAGCAATCAGGGCAGCGTGGCCTGAAGTCGGCATCATTTTCCGGGGCGACAGTCATTACAGCAGCCCGGAAGTATTTGATTTCTGCAATGCGCACAACGTTAAATATATTCTTGGACTTACACCAAGAAAACCGATGCTTGTAAATGCTGATAGTCTCATCAAGCAAGCTAAAGAACTCTATGCACTTGAGAACAAACCCGTAAAACGGTTTGGCGAATTCAACTATCGAGCTAAGTCCTGGTCGGCTCAGCAGAGAGTCATTGTCAAAGCCGAGCATAATGGAAAGGGCGCTAATACTCGCTTTATCGTCACCAATTTAGAACATGCAAACCTGAAGTTTGTCTATCAAGATATCTATTGCGATAGAGGCCGCATGGAACTGATGATTAAGGAACACAAGAACCATCTGCTCAGTGACAGAACTTCATGTTCTCGTTTCAAGGCTAACCAATTTCGTTTATTTCTGCACAGTCTGGCGTATGTGCTGCTGCACGCTTTTAGAGAAAAATATCTCAAGGGTACTCAGTGGGCCACGGCCCAGTTTAACACCATCCAAAAGAGGCTCTTTAAAATCGGTGCACGAGTACGGCAACTCTCGACCAAGATAAAAATCAGTCTGCCATCGTCGTTCCCAAATCAACAAGAATACTATAAAATATGGTACTCATGTTGTCCACAGTTTGTCACATAA